The following nucleotide sequence is from Bradyrhizobium roseum.
GCTCTCTTCCCCGTGGGAGCTGCGCATGACCGCTGACATCAATCCCTATCGCATTTCGATCGGCGACGACGTGCTCGACGATCTCAAATCGCGGCTGCGCAACACGCGCTGGCCGGAAGCCGAACTGGTTGGGGACTGGAGCCAGGGCGCACCGCTGAAATGGATCCAGGACATTTGCCGCTATTGGGCGGAAGAATACGACTGGCGGGCGCGCGAGGCGCGGCTCAATCGATTCGCGCAGTTCACCACCGAGATCGACGGGCTCGACATGCATTTCCTGCACGTCCGCTCGAAGCATCCGAACGCGATGCCGCTGATCATCACGCATGGTTGGCCGGGTTCGGTGGTCGAGTTTCACAAGGTGATCGAGCCTTTGACTGATCCGACGGCGCATGGCGGCAACGCGGCCGATGCGTTTCACGTGGTCTGCCCGTCGCTGCCGGGCTTTGGCTTCTCCGCGAAACCGAAGACGACCGGCTGGGGCGTCGAGCGTATCGCGTCAAGCTGGATGGTCTTGATGGATCGCCTCGGCTATCCGCGCTATGGCGCGCAGGGCGGCGATTGGGGATCGGCGGTCACTACCGCGATCGGTGTGCTGGATGCCCAACATTGTGCCGGGATTCACATCACGCTGGCGATGTCGGCGCGACCCAATGTCCAAGGGCAGCCGACAGCGGAGGAGGCGCGGGCGCTGCAGGGAATCGAGCATTATGCCGAATGGGATTCCGGCTATTCCAAGCAGCAATCCACCCGGCCGCAAACGCTCGGATATGCGCTGACTGATTCGCCGAGCGGGCAGGCGGCGTGGATTCTGGAAAAATTCTGGGCGTGGACCGATTGCGATGGGCATCCGGAAAACATCCTGGGTCGCGACGAGCTGCTCGACAACGTCATGCTCTATTGGGTGACGGCAACCGCCGCCTCGTCGGCCCGCCTGTACTGGGAAAGCTTTGGACCCAAGCGGCGGACGCCGTTCGAGGTAAAGATACCGACCGGCGTCGCCGTCTTCCCCAAGGAGATCGTTACGCCCGTGCGGAAATGGATGGAAGCGAGCTACACGAATATCCGGCACTGGCGCGAAATGCCGAAGGGCGGTCACTTCGCGGCTTTCGAACAGCCGGACCTGTTCGTCCAGGAAGTGCGCGAGTTCTTCCGGACGCTGCGCTAGCCGCCTGTTTCCTGATCAGCTGGATCGAAAGTAGCCTAATTTTCGCGCATAGCGCTTGCGTCCCAAGCGCGAGAAGCACCGGTAAGGGCCTGTTCGGGCGGCATGTTTGTTGCATTTCTCAGATTCAAAAGAGGAGTGCTTGATGACATCTGCGATCCGCCGACGTGAATTCATTGCCGGGCTTGGTGCCGGTATCGGGGCTGGATTGTTCGCCAGTCCGGCCATCGTTCGGGCTCAGGAAACGATTGTCATCCGGGCCGGTGCGCTGAAGTTGATCCACTCGATTGCTCCCTATTTCTACGACCAGTTCGTGCCGGCGGGCTACAAGATCGAGGTGCTGCCGTTCGAAACGCCGACCGAGTGCAAGAACGCCGTCGTGACCAAGTCAGTCGATTTCGGCGCGTTCGGCATCGCCGCGGCACTGCTCGGCGCCGCGGCCGGTGAACCGGTCGTGGTCATCGCCTCGACCTGCAACCGTGGCATGGCGATTATCGCCAAGAAGGATGCAGGGATCGCCGCGATCAAGGATCTCAAAGGCAAGCGGGTCGCGGTGTTCCCGGGAACGACACAAGAGGTGTTCTTCCTGGAGCGGCTGCGC
It contains:
- a CDS encoding epoxide hydrolase family protein — its product is MTADINPYRISIGDDVLDDLKSRLRNTRWPEAELVGDWSQGAPLKWIQDICRYWAEEYDWRAREARLNRFAQFTTEIDGLDMHFLHVRSKHPNAMPLIITHGWPGSVVEFHKVIEPLTDPTAHGGNAADAFHVVCPSLPGFGFSAKPKTTGWGVERIASSWMVLMDRLGYPRYGAQGGDWGSAVTTAIGVLDAQHCAGIHITLAMSARPNVQGQPTAEEARALQGIEHYAEWDSGYSKQQSTRPQTLGYALTDSPSGQAAWILEKFWAWTDCDGHPENILGRDELLDNVMLYWVTATAASSARLYWESFGPKRRTPFEVKIPTGVAVFPKEIVTPVRKWMEASYTNIRHWREMPKGGHFAAFEQPDLFVQEVREFFRTLR